The following coding sequences are from one Kogia breviceps isolate mKogBre1 chromosome X, mKogBre1 haplotype 1, whole genome shotgun sequence window:
- the NKRF gene encoding NF-kappa-B-repressing factor isoform X2 — MEKILQMAEGIDIGEMPSYDLMLSKPSKGQKRHLSTCDGQNPPKKQAGSKFHVRPRFEPVHFVASSSKDERQEDPYGPQTKEVNEQTHFASMPRDIYQDYTQDSFSIQDGNSQYCDSSGFIFTKDQPVTANMYFDSGNPAPSSTSQQANCQSAPEPSPSQTFPESVVAEKQYFIEKLTATIWKNLSNPEMTSGSDKINYTYMLTRCIQACKTNPEYIYAPLKEIPPADIPKNKKLLTDGYACEVRCQNIYLTTGYAGSKNGSRDRATELAVKLLQKRIEVRVVRRKFKHTIGEDLVVCQIGMPSYEFPPALKPPEELVVLAKDASGQPIFNASAKHWTNFILTENANDAIGILNNSASYNKMSVEYKYEMMPNRTWRCRVFLQDHCLAEGYGTKKTSKHAAADEALKILQKTQPTYPSVKSSQCQTGSSPRGSGKKKDIKDLVVYENSSNPVCTLNDTAQFNRMTVEYVYERMTGLRWKCKVILESEVIAEAVGVKKTVKYEAAGEAVKTLKKTQPTVINNLKKGAIEDVISRNEIQGRSAEEAYKQQIKEDNIGNQLLRKMGWTGGGLGKSGEGIREPISVKEQHKREGLGLDVERVNKIAKRDIEQIIRNYARSESHTDLTFSTELTNDERKQIHQIAQKYGLKSKSHGVGHDRYLVVGRKRRKEDLLDQLKQEGQVGHYELVMPQAN; from the exons ATGGAAAAAATTCTCCAAATGGCTGAAGGTATTGATATTGGGGAGATGCCTTCATATGATCTGATGCTGTCCAAACCTTCCAAAGGTCAAAAACGTCACCTCTCAACATGTGATG GTCAAAATCCTCCTAAAAAGCAAGCCGGTTCCAAATTCCATGTGAGACCTCGTTTTGAGCCTGTACATTTTGTAGCTAGTAGTTCAAAAGATGAAAGACAGGAAGATCCTTATGGCCCTCAAACAAAAGAGGTAAATGAACAAACACATTTTGCCAGCATGCCAAGAGACATCTACCAAGATTATACTCAAGACTCTTTCAGTATACAAGATGGAAATTCTCAGTATTGTGATTCATCAGGATTTATTTTCACAAAAGACCAGCCTGTAACAGCCAACATGTATTTTGACAGTGGGAACCCTGCCCCCAGCAGCACATCACAGCAGGCAAACTGCCAGTCAGCTCCTGAGCCTTCACCATCACAGACATTTCCTGAGTCAGTGGTAGCCGAGAAGcagtattttattgaaaaattaacAGCAACTATCTGGAAGAACCTTTCTAATCCAGAGATGACTTCTGGGTCTGATAAAATCAATTACACATATATGTTAACTCGTTGTATTCAGGCATGTAAGACAAATCCTGAATATATATACGCtcctttaaaagaaatccctcCTGCTGACAtccccaaaaataaaaaacttctaaCAGATGGTTATGCTTGTGAAGTTAGATGCCAAAATATCTACTTAACTACAGGTTATGCTGGCAGCAAGAATGGTTCCAGGGATCGTGCTACTGAGCTAGCTGTAAAACTCTTGCAGAAACGTATTGAAGTTAGGGTTGTCCGACGGAAATTCAAGCACACGATTGGAGAGGACCTTGTGGTGTGTCAGATTGGCATGCCTTCATATGAATTTCCGCCAGCTCTGAAACCACCAGAAGAGCTGGTGGTGCTGGCTAAAGATGCTTCTGGGCAGCCGATTTTTAATGCTTCTGCCAAACACTGGACCAATTTTATCCTTACAGAAAATGCAAATGATGCAATTGGTATCCTTAACAATTCTGCCTCATACAACAAAATGTCTGTTGAATACAAATACGAGATGATGCCAAATCGTACATGGCGTTGTCGAGTGTTTTTGCAAGATCACTGCTTAGCTGAAGGTTACGGAAccaaaaaaacaagtaaacatgCAGCTGCTGACGAGGCTTTGAAAATCCTTCAAAAAACACAACCCACTTACCCATCTGTCAAAAGTTCACAATGCCAAACAGGCTCTTCACCCAGGGGATCTGGGAAGAAGAAAGATATAAAGGATCTCGTAGTTTATGAGAATTCTTCAAATCCTGTGTGCACGCTGAACGACACAGCTCAGTTTAATCGAATGACAGTTGAATATGTCTATGAAAGAATGACAGGACTCCGATGGAAATGCAAGGTGATTCTAGAGAGTGAAGTAATTGCAGAAGCAGTTGGAGTGAAGAAAACTGTCAAATATGAAGCTGCTGGGGAAGCTGTGAAAACCCTCAAAAAGACCCAGCCGACTGTCATTAACAACTTGAAGAAAGGAGCTATTGAAGATGTGATTTCAAGAAATGAAATTCAGGGTCGCTCAGCAGAGGAGGCTTACAAACAGCAAATCAAAGAAGATAACATTGGAAATCAGCTGCTGAGAAAGATGGGTTGGACGGGTGGTGGTTTAGGTAAATCTGGTGAGGGCATTCGGGAGCCAATCTCTGTCAAAGAGCAGCATAAGCGGGAAGGGCTTGGTCTGGACGTAGAGAGGGTAAATAAAATTGCCAAGAGAGATATTGAACAGATTATCAGAAACTACGCCCGCTCGGAGAGCCACACGGATTTAACTTTCTCTACAGAGCTGACTAATGATGAGCGGAAGCAAATACATCAGATTGCCCAGAAGTATGGTCTTAAGAGTAAGTCTCATGGGGTGGGCCACGATAGGTACCTGGTGGTAGGTAGAAAAAGACGGAAGGAGGATTTACTAGACCAGCTGAAACAGGAAGGCCAAGTGGGGCATTACGAGCTTGTGATGCCTCAAGCAAATTGA
- the UBE2A gene encoding ubiquitin-conjugating enzyme E2 A: MSTPARRRLMRDFKRLQEDPPAGVSGAPSENNIMVWNAVIFGPEGTPFEDGTFKLTIEFTEEYPNKPPTVRFVSKMFHPNVYADGSICLDILQNRWSPTYDVSSILTSIQSLLDEPNPNSPANSQAAQLYQENKREYEKRVSAIVEQSWRDC, translated from the exons ATGTCCACCCCGGCTCGGCGGCGCCTCATGAGGGACTTCAAGAG GTTGCAGGAGGATCCTCCAGCCGGAGTCAGCGGGGCTCCATCCGAGAACAACATCATGGTTTGGAACGCGGTCATTTTTGG GCCTGAAGGGACCCCGTTTGAGGATG GAACCTTTAAGCTTACAATAGAATTCACTGAAGAATATCCGAATAAGCCACCTACGGTTAGATTTGTCTCTAAGATGTTTCATCCAAATG TCTATGCAGATGGTAGTATATGTCTGGACATACTTCAGAACCGTTGGAGTCCAACATATGATGTGTCTTCCATTTTAACATCCATACAG TCTCTTTTGGATGAACCCAATCCCAATAGTCCAGCAAACAGCCAGGCTGCTCAGCTGTACCAGGAGAACAAGCGGGAGTATGAAAAACGTGTTTCTGCGATAGTAGAACAGAGCTGGCGTGACTGTTGA